From Budorcas taxicolor isolate Tak-1 chromosome 19, Takin1.1, whole genome shotgun sequence, the proteins below share one genomic window:
- the IGFBP4 gene encoding insulin-like growth factor-binding protein 4, with the protein MLSLCLVAALLLAAGPGPSLGDEAIHCPPCSEEKLARCRPPVGCEELVREPGCGCCATCALGKGMPCGVYTPRCGSGLRCYPPRGVEKPLHTLVHGQGVCMELAEIEAIQESLQPSDKDEGDHPNNSFSPCSAHDRKCLQKHLAKIRDRSTSGGKMKVIGAPREEVRPVPQGSCQSELHRALERLAASQSRTHEDLYIIPIPNCDRNGNFHPKQCHPALDGQRGKCWCVDRKTGVKLPGGLEPKGELDCHQLADSFRE; encoded by the exons ATGCTGTCCCTCTGCCTCGTGGCCGCGCTGCTGCTGGCCGCCGGGCCCGGGCCGAGCCTGGGCGACGAAGCCATCCACTGCCCGCCCTGCTCCGAGGAGAAGCTGGCGCGCTGCCGCCCCCCCGTGGGCTGCGAGGAGCTGGTGCGAGAGCCGGGCTGCGGCTGTTGCGCCACTTGCGCCCTGGGCAAGGGGATGCCCTGTGGGGTGTACACCCCCCGCTGCGGCTCCGGCCTGCGCTGCTACCCGCCCCGAGGCGTGGAGAAGCCCCTGCACACGCTGGTGCACGGACAAGGCGTGTGCATGGAGCTGGCAGAGATCGAGGCCATCCAGGAAAGCCTGCAGCCCTCTG ACAAGGACGAGGGTGACCACCCCAACAACAGCTTCAGCCCCTGCAGCGCCCACGACCGCAAGTGCCTGCAGAAGCACTTGGCCAAAATTCGAGACCGGAGCACCAGTGGGGGCAAGATGAAGGTCATCGGGGCGCCCCGAGAGGAAGTCCGGCCTGTG ccccagggctcCTGCCAGAGTGAGCTGCACCGGGCGCTGGAGCGGCTGGCCGCCTCACAGAGCCGCACCCACGAAGACCTTTACATCATTCCCATCCCCAACTGCGACCGCAATGGCAACTTCCACCCCAAGCAG TGCCACCCGGCCCTGGATGGGCAGCGCGGCAAGTGCTGGTGTGTGGACCGGAAGACGGGAGTGAAGCTTCCGGGGGGCCTGGAGCCGAAGGGGGAGCTGGACTGCCACCAGTTGGCTGACAGCTTCCGAGAGTGA
- the TNS4 gene encoding tensin-4 — MSQVMSSPLLAGSPAVSLAPCEEPRRALHPAPSPSLPPQCPYYTTEGWRAQALMAPMPCKGPPSRLQPAPQAGANASCLLQAPGEQVSGAQEDLDSYIDFSLESLNQMILELDPTFQLLPPGPGGPEAQPTQSTTLRKKKEEPEALDIKYIEVTSTRSRCHDGPRSCCSPSVTPPFGSPRTGGLLLSRDLPRETRSSSESLIFSGSQGRGHQHPAPLSAAPSSHPPTSPSISIPGMGSKASGPHGLGSPLVASPSLEKGLGGQGPQLSSRVSMLSGSPASDVSYAFGSSQSLLHSSISSHQSSSRSLESPTSSSSSLHSLGPMSLYTRTSDLQVPSNGTPSRRQPRATHSPPLAKEHASSCPPSITNSMVDIPIVLINGFPEPGSPPSQRIPGSQDFVHPGATSSSTPCPATRSHTQTLPEAPPTVSLEGPANDMQPTMKFVMDTSKYWFKPSISREQAIELLRKEEPGAFIVRDSSSYRGSFGLALKVQEAPTPAQSRPGEDSSGLIRHFLIESSAKGVHLKGADEEPYFGSLSAFVCQHSIMALALPCKLIIPQKELGGGDGASDPSADGQASCMKKSAGCHALYLSSVSVETLSGALAVEKAISATLERDVLPTPTVVHFKVTEQGITLTDVQRKVFFRRHYPLATLRFCGMDPEQRKWQKYCKPSWIFGFVAKSQTESQENVCHLFAEYDTLQPASQVISLVGALLQEPERM, encoded by the exons ATGTCACAGGTGATGTCCAGCCCCCTGCTGGCAGGAAGCCCCGCAGTCAGCTTGGCTCCCTGTGAGGAACCCAGGAGGGCCCTgcacccagcccccagccccagcctgcccCCGCAGTGTCCCTACTACACCACGGAAGGCTGGAGAGCGCAGGCCCTGATGGCCCCCATGCCCTGCAAGGGGCCCCCCAGCAGGCTCCAGCCAGCCCCACAGGCTGGAGCCAATGCCAGCTGCCTCCTGCAGGCCCCAGGAGAGCAGGTCTCAGGGGCTCAGGAGGACCTTGACTCCTACATTGACTTCTCACTGGAGAGCCTCAACCAGATGATTCTGGAGTTGGACCCCACCTTCCAGCTGCTCCCTCCAGGGCCTGGTGGCCCCGAGGCCCAGCCCACCCAGAGCACTacattgagaaagaagaaagaagagcctGAAGCCTTGG ATATAAAGTACATCGAGGTGACCTCCACCAGGTCAAGGTGCCACGATGGCCCGCGGAGCTGCTGCAGCCCATCTGTCACCCCACCCTTTGGCTCCCCACGCACTGGCGGCCTCCTCCTTTCCAGAGACCTCCCCCGAGAGACTCGAAGCAGCAGTGAGAGCCTCATCTTCTCCGGGAGCCAGGGCAGGGGGCACCAGCACCCCGCTCCCCTCTCGGCAGCTCCCTCCTCTCACCCCCCAACATCTCCCAGCATCTCCATTCCTGGCATGGGGAGTAAGGCCTCAGGCCCCCACGGCTTGGGCTCCCCACTGGTGGCTTCCCCAAGcttggagaagggactggggGGCCAGGGCCCACAGCTGAGCAGCAGAGTCTCCATGCTGTCAGGCAGCCCAGCGTCTGATGTCAGCTATGCGTTTGGAAG CAGCCAGTCCCTCCTCCACTCCAGCATCTCCAGCCATCAGTCATCTTCTAGATCCTTGGAAAGCCCCACCAGCTCTTCCTCCAGCCTCCACAGCCTTGGCCCAATGTCCCTGTATACAAGAACCAGTGACCTCCAGGTCcccagcaatggcaccccaagcAGGCGCCAGCCCAGAGCAACCCACTCCCCACCACTGGCCAAAGAACATGCCAGCAGCTGCCCAccatccatcactaactccatgGTGGACATACCCATCGTGCTGATCAACGGTTTCCCAGAGCCAGGATCTCCCCCATCCCAAAGGATCCCAGGATCCCAGGACTTTGTCCACCCTGGGGCTACTTCTTCCAGCACACCCTGTCCAGCCACCAGGAGCCACACCCAGACCCTGCCAGAAGCCCCTCCCACCGTATCCCTGGAGG GTCCTGCCAACGACATGCAGCCCACCATGAAGTTTGTGATGGACACATCTAAATACTGGTTTAAGCCAAGCATCTCCCGAGAGCAAG CCATCGAGCTGCTGAGGAAGGAGGAGCCGGGGGCTTTCATCGTGCGGGACAGTTCTTCATACCGGGGCTCCTTCGGCCTTGCCCTGAAGGTGCAGGAGGCCCCCACACCTGCCCAGAGCCGACCAG GCGAGGACAGCAGTGGCCTCATCCGTCACTTCCTCATCGAGTCTTCCGCCAAAGGGGTGCATCTCAAAGGAGCGGACGAGGAGCCCTACTTCG GGAGCCTGTCTGCCTTCGTGTGCCAGCACTCCATCAtggccctggccctgccctgcaAACTCATCATCCCACAGAAAG AATTGGGAGGTGGAGACGGAGCCTCAGACCCCTCTGCAGATGGCCAGGCCTCCTGTATGAAGAAATCTGCGG gttgccatgccctgtaCCTGAGCTCTGTGAGCGTGGAGACCCTGAGCGGCGCCCTGGCCGTGGAGAAGGCCATCTCGGCCACCTTGGAGAGGGATGTCCTCCCCACGCCCACCGTGGTCCACTTCAAAGTCACCGAGCAGGGCATCACCCTGACTGACGTCCAGAGGAa GGTGTTTTTCCGGCGCCATTACCCCCTTGCCACCCTCCGATTCTGTGGCATGGATCCCGAGCAACGGAA GTGGCAGAAATACTGCAAGCCCTCTTG GATCTTTGGGTTTGTGGCCAAGAGCCAGACTGAGTCCCAGGAGAATGTGTGCCACCTCTTTGCGGAGTATGACACGCTCCAGCCAGCCTCCCAGGTCATCAGTCTGGTGGGTGCTCTGCTGCAGGAGCCAGAAAGGATGTAG